In Phosphitispora fastidiosa, the genomic stretch GACCTGGATATCTGACCGTAACTCTCCCCCCAAGGAAAAACGGCGCCATATCTACAGGAAAGCGCTTCTCGGTACACTTTCGTTTTAATTCTCTTTGTAGTAGGTGATCAAAGCACCCCCTTCGAAAATGCCTTATTGCCCTTTTGCTCTATTGTCCACATATAATCTGCCCGTGCACAGAGCTTTACCTGTAATAGATTCTATCATCGGCCCAGGCAGATTGCACTTGTTTATCCTTTAACGGTTCCACATCAGGGGGGAATGGTTGTTTTCAACAGGTAAGCGGGAAATTAACCGGCAGTTTACCGGTCTCAACAGCTAAAAATGACCGGTAAACGGTCGAAAAATAGAATAATAGTGGTTGACAACATTGAAAACATGTCTTATTATTTAACTAGGTTAAATAATAAGTGGGTTCTAAACGCCGCATTTATAACGGCTTAATACTATATTAGGGGAGATTGTAATGGATTTTGAAACATTACAGACAGTAGACAGGGACATCGGACTTTTTGTAGCCATAGTGAGGGAGCTTCTTTCACAGGGGATTGTGGAAGAGGTTTGCAATGAGCAGCTCACAGTAGGGCAGGTCAGGTGTCTCTGCCTTATTATGGCCCATGAAGTGGTTACGGTTGGAGATGTGTCCAGGGGACTGGGGATAAGTTACCCGGCAGCTACCAAGGCCATATCACGGCTGTCAGAAAAGGGGCTGGTGATAAGAAAACACGACCCTGAGGACCGGCGGAATATTTTTGTGGAGATTACCCCTCTGGGACAGGAGGTTACCAGCAAGGTTAAGCCCGAAAAGCTGAAAAGACTGGGGTCACTGCTCAATAAAATGCCCCCAAAGGACCTGAAGAACCTGAGGAGGGGTATTGAGTCATTCCTGCTGGCTGCGGTCACTGATGATGAGCTGTTCCCTCAGATATGCCTGCACTGCGGCAAAGAACATGTGGAAAACTGTATTCTCTCAAGTGTCAAGTGCCGTAAAATTGAGGGTGTTAAGGATGGGCCGGGCTAAGACAATTATTACTGTGAAATTATGCTTTGTTGTGATATTTTGAATTTTTGGGAGGAGGATGTCGAAGTGGAACTTATGGAAGGCGAATTGGAACAAATTCAGTCGGCTGTTGGAGAAGTTCTGGCAAAGTTTGATTCAGACAGTGAACAGCTTCTACCAATCCTGCAGGGAGTCCAGGGGAGGCTGGGATACCTTCCCCGGGAAGCTATGAAGATGGTTGCCGCTGCCGTGGAGATTCCTGAAGTTGATGTTTACAGTGTAGGAACCTTTTACAATCAGTTCAGGCTTAGTCCGCCCGGTAAAAACCAGGTTAAGGTTTGTATGGGCACAGCCTGTCACATGACAGGGGGCAAGATTATCATGGATTCCTTTGAACGCCGCCTGGAAATCGAAGAAGGCGAGACCACCAAGGACCGCGAGTTCAGCCTGGAAAGGGTAGCCTGTGTCGGCTGTTGTGCGCTGGCCCCGGTTGTTCTGGTTAATGAAGAGGTAGAGGCCAAGGTTAGGCCGACCAGGGTTGACGGTATCCTGCTGGGACTTGGGAAGGAGCTTCCCGGGAAGGCAGCCAAGGCACAGCCGGAAGAGGGTGATGCCAGGTGAGCGCTGAGATGACTGTGATGGGGTCCAACTATCAGGAACTGAAAAACCGTGCCTCCGAAAAGGCCGGGATGCTGCAGGAAAAACCTTATGTGATGGTAGGAACCGCAACCTGCGGCCGGGCCGCAGGAGCATTGAAGATACTGGATACTTTTAAAGAACAGGTCCAAAAGCACCAGATAGAGACAGAGGTTATTGAAGTAGGCTGCTTGGGACACTGTTATGCGGAGCCCATGGTTATTGTATATAAACCAGGTTTTCCCACCCTCTGTTATGGTAATGTTGACGAGGGTATTGCCTCCCGCCTGGTTTCCGATTTTTTGGTTGGGGATGACCCCTGTTTTGAATTTGCCATGGCAGCCCTGGAACCTAACGACTTTTTTCCTACCTTTGCCGATTACCCGCGCGGAGTCTATGAACAGAAGATTGTCCTGGAAGCCTGCGGCCTGATTGACCCGGAAGAGATAGATCACTATATCGCCCGTGAGGGTTACAGCGCTCTGGTGAAGACGCTGGCTGCAGAACCGGGTGCGGTGGTTGATGAGATCAAGGACTCACTGCTGCGAGGCAGAGGTGGGGCAGGTTTCCCCACCGGCAGAAAGTGGGGGATATGCCGAGATGCTGAGGCAGATGTCAAGTACGTTATCTGCAATGCAGATGAAGGAGACCCCGGGGCCTTTATGGACAGGGCGCTCCTGGAATCAAACCCGCATCAGCTGATTGAAGGCCTGATTATTGCGGCATATGCTGTTGGCGCATCTCAGGGATATATCTATGTGAGGGCAGAATATCCGCTGGCCATTAACAGGCTTCGCACTGCCCTGCAGCAGTCGCGTGCCAACGGATTATTGGGTGAGAACATCCTGGGCAGCGGATTCAGTTTTGATATCCGGATTTTCCAGGGGTCAGGCGCCTTTGTCTGCGGAGAAGAGACTGCTCTGATAGCTTCAATTGAAGGCAAACCAGGTATCCCCAGCCACAGACCGCCATTTCCGGCAGTATCAGGACTGCGGGGGAAACCGACTCTGATAGATAATGTTAAGACCCTTTCATATGTGCCCCACATTATCCGCAATGGCGCCGATTGGTTTAAGGGCATCGGAACACCGGAAAGTCCGGGAACTGCCATTTTCGCCCTGGCCGGCAAAGTTGTCGGCACCGGCTTGGTGGAGGTGCCCATGGGTACTTCACTGCGGACGCTGATTTATGATGTGGGTAATGGTATTAAGGATGACAAGGCGTTCAAAGCTGTCCAGATAGGCGGGCCGTCCGGAGGCTGCCTGCCGGAATCAGCTCTGGACCTGACAATAGATTTTGACTCCCTGCAGCATGCTGGGGCAATGATGGGGTCAGGAGGCCTCGTTGTTCTGGATGAAGATGACTGTATGGTTGAAATAGCCCGTTTCTTCCTGGAATTTACCCAGAATGAATCCTGCGGCAAGTGCACCTTCTGTCGTCTGGGCACCAAGCAGATGCTTGAAATCTTAACAGATATCACCAAGGGACAGGGCAAGCCTGAAGATCTGGACCTGTTGTGGGAACTGGCTGAAGATATCAAGGCCGGCTCCCTCTGCGGCCTTGGGAAAACGGCTCCCAATCCTGTCCTGAGTACCCTCAGGTTCTTCAGGGACGAGTATGAAGTTCATATTCATGAGGGACGCTGTCCCGCACGCAAATGCAAGGACCTAATCACTTACCGGATTGTTGCCCAGAAATGCAGCAAGCTGTGTGATGCCTGTATTGCCAGCTGTCCGGTGGAAGCAGTATTTACCAGGCCAGATATGCTTAAGGAAATTGACCTGGAGAAGTGTGTCAAGTGTGACAACTGCCTGGTAACCTGCCTGCCGCTGTATGATGCCGTGGAAAAAGTCTCACCACCCATAACCGTGGCAGTGGAAGGGGGTAGCGTAAGTGAGTAACAATATCGGAAACAATAACGGAAACAATGACAGTAACAACACTGGCAGCAATATTGGCGGTAAAGGGAAAATGGTAACTATAACGATTGATGATAAGAAATATGATGTTCCTGAAGGCAGGAGGCTCCTGTGGGCGGCCCTGGACAACGGCATATATATTCCCCACTTATGCGGTATAGAAGAGGAAGAGAAGCCATCGGCAGGCTGCCGCCTGTGTTTTGTGGAGATTGACGGGCTTGTGAATCCGGTCACTTCATGTACCCAGCCTGTAAAAGAGGGCATGATTGTACGGACCCGCAGTAAGCGTATAGACAGGATGGTTAAAAACGGTTTTGAGCTGCTCCTTTCCAATCACAGGATTGCCTGCGGTAAGTGTGCTGCCAACGGCAGCTGTGAACTGCAGAAGATAGCTAAAGAGAGAGGACTCAAACTAAGGGTCAGCCGGATGCGGAAACTCGATAACGAAGCCCCGGTGGATGACAGCCTGGAAAAATTCTCATATGACCCGGCCAAATGTGTTCTCTGCGGCCGTTGTGTGTGGGTTGACCATAACAAGGCCAAGGTGGGGGCAATCGGGTTGGTCAGGAGAGGTATGGCCCGCCGGGTGGCTGTCTTTGGTGAAACCACCCTCGCAGAATCCAACTGCACCCAGTGTGGTGAATGTGTTCAGGCCTGCCCGGTGGGCGCTCTGGCTATGAAGAAACAGTAGGGAAAAAAGGGTGATGCCAGGCATCACCCTTTTTCCTTATCAGACATCCCCTTTGAGGTCAGGTTATTGGGAGCTGTTTTAAAGGGGTTGTTTTTCATAAATTCCTCTGATGGTTCCAGGTCGTGTTTTCCCTCTACGACAAGCTCGCCTTTGCTTTGCAGCATATCGGGCATAGGATTTCCCGGGTCGTATACCTGTGGTCCCTTGTCCCCCGGTTGCTTGGAATGCTTTCTCTTTTCCATGTGTAAGCCCTCCTTATTATTTTTTCGCTCAATCATATGCGTGGGAAAAGCCTGGCAGGTGAGGTGTTGTACAAGATTTTCCTTGCACTGCCGCCGTTATGAGTCTTAACTGCGAATCACCGGCAACAAGGCGGGGAGTCCCCGCATGTCCGAAGATGGCGAAAGCCGCCGGGAAGTTTTGGCTCGCCAAAACGAGAGGCGGCCATCCTTCAAATTAAACCCAATGAGCCATCGAGTTCGGGGACGCTGCCTTGTTGCCGGGGGAGGCAGTTTAGACTCATAGGCGGCAGTGCGGAAAATCAGTACAACACCTCACCTGCCTCTTTACATTAGTTTACCTAGGTATTATTATTATATTGGACTTGCCAGACTCAAACAGTATAAATAAACAAATGAGAGGTCAGGAAAATGTGTATTTCTGTAGTTATTGCATTAAATGCCGATAAGCAGCAGGCTGATGCCATCAGGGAGCGGGTCAGACAGTTGGGGGAGTCATATGGGTATGGTATTGCCATGGGCAAAGATAAACTGCTGCCTGGGGCCGGGGAAGAGGTTTTTCGGGTACTTTCTCATCCGGAAATAATTTTTGAGGTTCACGACCCGGCTGAACCACACTGTGCCTGTGATATTGACCACGATATCCGGATTGCTTCCAAACTGGGTGAAAGAAACCGTTTTTTTGATTTTGTGGGGGAGACTCTTGACGGCAGTGATGTGAAGTCAGTATCTGTCTTGTTTTTTCAGGATGAGCTGCCAAATGGAGACAATGTAAGAAAACTTTCAGGGACCTATGAGGATTTTGTGATAACTTTAAATACGTGGCACACATGGCAGGTTGCAGGCTTTGAACCTACCAGGGAAGCACACTTTATCGCAGATGAATCTCCCCTGCTGTTTACATTTACCGATAAGAGAAGCCTGCAGTGAAACATAAGTGCATAAATAAGAAATACACCTCCCATATTATTATAGGAGGTGTATTTAATTGGAAACATATGTGATTGGCAGAATCGACAGGGCAAGAGCAGATAATGGGGATATCGACGGAGTTATTGACAGGCTTTCCCCAGTGGGTTACCAGTTTAAGACTGAACCTTTGGGCTATGAATTTACCAAGTTTGGCAGGGTGGAATCGGTCATCACTGAGATGGTGCCGGTGTGTGAAGATCATGGGCTTGATGTTGAAGATTTCAGCATGGTGGAACACCGTAAGAGTGACGGTTCAGAGAGGAGCAGGTACGAGCAGGGGAAGATAGTGAGAAGATAATTTTATCGGAATCATTCTGAATTTAGCAGGTATTTTGTTAAAATGTGTTGAAAAATTAAATATAAGCACATTGCGGCAGCCAGGTTGCAGAAGCCCGGCGGGTGAAAGGAGTTGGCTTAGCTGTGGGTGTACCGGAGTTGGATTTTATTAGAAGTGTGTTTGACGGTATCAGGGAGGGTATCACGGTAGTTGATAAAGACCTGAATGTTTTGCTGGTAAACAGGGCCAAGACCGATTTGCATCCTGATGCCATGCCAATCGTTGGGAAAAAATGCTACCAGGCTTTTCACTGTCAGGAGGAACCATGCGCCGGTTGTCCGGTGGTCAGAGCTTTTGAAACGGGAAGACAGCAGAGAATAGAAAGACTAACTGTAAATAATGGGTTGAAAGAATGGCTTGAGCTTTACTCTTTTCCCATGATCGGAGCAACCGGCACAGTCGAATATGTGGCGGAACACTGCCGTAACATTACCGACCGTAAAGAAGCTGAAGAGGCCTTGAGAGAGAGTGAAGAACGCTACCGTGACCTTTTTGAAAATGCCAATGATATGGTACATATCCTGGATCATGAGGGCAGAGTCCAGTATGCCAACAGCGCTTGGAAGAGCGCCATGGGCTATTCCGATGAAGAAATAAAGAACCTGAGGATATTTGATATCGTACACCCGGAATACAAGCCAAAGCTGAAAAGCTTTTTTGGCAGGTTGATGTCCGGTGAATCTATAAAAAATGTAGCGATGGTATTTGTGGCCAAAGACGGGAGTTTGGTTAATGTAGAAGGGAATGTTAACTGCCGCTTCCAGGAAGGCAAGCCATTATCAACAAGAGCAATATTAAGAGATGTTACAGAACGCAAAGCAGCTGAACGGAAGCTTCGAAAGGCCATGGATGAGGCCACGGCTGCCAACCGTGCCAAAAGTGAATTTCTGGCTAATATGAGCCATGAAATCCGGACCCCTATGAATGGCATTATCGGGATGACTGAGCTGGCTCTTTCTACTCAGCTGACTCCGGAACAAAAGCAGTATCTGACAATGGTAAATAGTTCGGCAGAATCGCTCCTGAGGATAATCAATGATATCCTGGATTTCTCAAAAATAGAGGCAGGCAAGCTTAGTCTTGAAGACGTTCCCTTTGACTTAAAAGAGCTGTTAAGTGAAACTGTGTTAAGTTTTGCGGTCACGGCATATGAAAAAGGAGTCCGGCTGGTTCACGATGTTGATAGCGCTGTTCCACGGGTATTAAAGGGTGATCCTGACCGATTGAAGCAGGTTCTGGTGAATTTAATAGGGAATGCTGTGAAGTTCTCTCATAAAGGTGAGATATCTATCAAAGCGGAGAGTGTTGGCGGCAATTCCAAGGGGTCACCATGTTCCATCCTTTTTTCAATCAGGGACCAGGGCATTGGGATTCCGGAGGACAAGATCGGCAGGATTTTTGAGACCTTCTGCCAGATTGACAGTTCATCCAGTAAGCGGTATTCGGGAACCGGATTGGGACTTGCTATATCCAGAAAAATAGTAGAAATGATGCATGGAGCAATATGGGCTGACAGCAGAGAAGGTGAGGGCAGCACGTTCTCCTTCACAGTCAGGCTGCTTGTTCCCGAGAAGACAAATGATGTTGTTCCGGTCGACAGTCCCGGCAGCACGACGGACCGTTCCGAAGCGTGCTTAGGATGCCCTAATCCGGTACTTGACAGGCAGTTAACTATTCTCCTGGCTGAAGATAATGAAATTAACCGTAAGCTTACTGAAGTTGTTCTACAGAGGCAGGGATGGCGGGTTTTAACTGTTTCTGACGGCCTGGAAGCAGTAAATAAAGCCAAGTCAGAGGTATTTGACATCATTTTGATGGATATTCAAATGGCTAATATAGATGGCTTTGAAGCGACCAAAGCAATCAGGGAGCATGAGCGGAAGGTTGGTAAACATACGCCGGTGGTGGCGTTGACGGCTTATGCCATGAAGGGTGACCGGGAAAAATGCCTTATGGCCGGAATGGATGGGTATCTTTCTAAACCCATTAGAATGCATGAGCTTTACGATGTTATTGAAAAACATCTTCAAACAAAGCCTGCAGATTTAACCGGCATAGCCAAAAATCTTGAAGGGAACGGCCAACTGCTGGCAGAACTGGTTAATAGTTTTATAGATGATTTCCCTGGACAGCTTGAACAGATACGCAGCTTCATAAATGCAGAGAATATCAGAGCTGCGGGGCGTGCTATGCACACTTTTAGAGGGGCTGCTTCAAATTTCGGGGCAGTTGAAGCCTGCCGCCTGGCGCTGGAGATAGAGAATTTGCTGCAGCAGGGTGATGTGGTCGGAGCTGCAGAAGTGTTATCCATGCTTGAAAAGGAAATGGACAGCGTGAAATCGTATCTGGGGCAGCTTTAATGGATACCTGCTTTAAGAGGAGGGAGATGGGAAATGAAAACCTTAATCGTAGAGGACGATTTTATCAGCAGGCGTCTCCTGCAGGCAATTCTTAGTCCCTATGGGACATGTGATACAGCGGTTAATGGGAAGGAGGCTGTTGAGGCATTTACCAGGTCATGGGAGGGAAACTGTCCCTATGACCTGATATGTCTGGATATATTGATGCCTGAAATGGATGGTCATGAAGTTCTTAGCGAAATAAGGCGTACAGAAAATCAGAGGAATCTCAACAGTGCAGAAGCAGTTAAAGTAATCATGACAACGATGCTTAAGGACCCCAACAATATTATGAAGGCATTTAAGAATAACTGTGAAGAATATCTGAGTAAACCGATAGAAAAGCAAAAACTGCTCCAAAAAGTAAGAAAAATGGGTCTGATTGAGTAAATATAGTACTTTTGTACATACCTTTTGGGACATGACGCAAAAGTTATTTAAGTGTTACAATGTGAACAGGGATTGTGCCTGAAAATACAAACCTGGGGTTGAAACACTATGGATAACTTAAAGACAGTAAAACGTCCGGGTCCCCATAAAGTAGGTAAATATGCTATCGCCGCGGTAATTTCAGCCGGGGTGTTTGTTTTGTTTATGATGTTATGGTATTATGTGCCGGCAGCCGGAAGCAATGAGTCCGCTTATTGTGCCCGCTGCCATGCTATGACCCCCGAATACCTGACCTGGCAGCAATCCAGTCATGCTCAGTTTCAGTGCAAGGACTGTCACCGGGAATCAGGGATGCAGAATTTCTTAAGCTATCAGGGTAGAATTATCGGTAATATATTTTATCCCGCCGCCAGGGATACCGGGAAAAACGAGGATGCAGGCAGTAAATCCGGCATGGCGGCAGTTTCTGATTCTGCCTGCCTTGGCTGTCATTCAGAAAACCGCAGTTACAGCCCATCTTCTGACACTGTAGTCCCTCATGAAAAACACCGGAAAGCAGGGGTTGGGTGTGCTGCCTGTCATGCAGGTGTGGCTCACGGCAGAATTGTAGAGAGAGGAATGACTGACAAAGTAAGTCCTGATGAATGGAACCAAGCTCTGGCAAAGGAGCAGATGGATTTTAAGTACACCACTCCCCGTATGGCGGTGTGCCTTGACTGTCACGGGAAGAGGCAGGTTACCGAAAAGTGTTCAGTATGTCATTCCCGGCAGATCGTGCCTGCAAGTCATAAATCTGAAGGTTTTGAGAGAGACCATGGCCAGATGGCCCAGGATGACTTTAAACCATGCAATCTGTGTCACTCTTACTCACTGACTAAACCTGTGGACCTGCTGGAGCTAAGCGTTAGGGAGTATATTAAGACAAACTCCTTCTGTTTCAACTGCCACCTGCAGAAACCGTCAACACATAAGGATGAGGATTTTGGGAAAATCCATGCTGAACTGACTAAAACCAGGGGTATTGAGAACTGTTTCGGCTGTCATGACCTTAATGAAAATAAAAATCCGCAGGACCGCGGCCCGGTAAACAAGGTTTACTGCAATAGCTGTCACTGGTTTGAATAAGCTTATCCCTTTGAAGAGAAAACTTATGCAAAAAACTTTGCCATATAGCGCTATAAAATATTTCACTTTACCCCAGATTATGGTAGAATTAAACTACCAACTGGAAAGGATTGAGTGGATTGGAAAAAATATTGAAGCAAATTCTGGCTAAAATAGACGGCATGGAGTCAAAAATGGACGGCATGGAGTCAAAAATGGACGGCATGGAGTCAAAAATGGACGGCATGGAGTCAAAATTAAATGAATTATATGAACGTAAAGATAAGATTGATGAGAGCCATGAATGGTTATCGGCCATGCATTACAGCAATCAAGTGCATAAAGCCGAAGTGGACCGGCTAAACCTCAAGGTCGCTACTGTAGAAGGAGCTTTGGTCGGCATGTCCAATAGTCTTGATCCCTTTAAAAAAGCTCAATAAACAAGGGCGCTCTTTATTGCCGGAACTCCAAATGAGGGGTTCCGGTTTATATTTTACATCCTGGGTTAAAATGGCCAGGGGGGTAACCCCCCTGGCCCCCCCAGAAACAATTGATAGAACACGAAACATATATAAATGCCGTAAGGTGTAAGTTGGATATTAAAGGGAGTTGAGGTATTGGACGAACAGATTACTATTTATTTTGATAAAAAGACCTTAGAAGAGATAGATAGAGACTGCACCCATGCAGGTTTAAGCAGGTCAGCAGGACTGAATTTTTTAATTGAAACGTTTTTATCAAGTAACGATTATTCGGTTAAGGAGACAGAACCCGAAAAGGTTACTTCAATGGCTGTTAATATTAAATCTGAGCTTGTCCGGCAGCTAGATGATATAGCTGGGGAAGACCAACGCTCAGAGCTAATCAGAGAGGCATACAGGCGGTGTAATGAAGATTTAAAGGGTTTGGCGCCAGAAAACAAGGGAGAATTACATGAAATTATTTTGGAAACCAGTCAGGAGTTTATTGATAAGGTGGACGGCCTGGCCGGTCAAAACGGGTCCAGAAATGAAGTAATCAGAAATGCTATAAATAAGTTGTTTAATGAGAAGGAGAAGATTACTGATATTAAAATCGTACCGACGGAAACAATGCGAAAGATATATTTCTATGCTGCGGAGCTTAAACAGCTGCAGGAGCTGAGAGAAGAATTAAATGAACGCCAGGGGACTCAATTTTCAATACATGAACTGATAAATACTGCCATAGAGCGAATATGAATACTACAATTTTTAGGGGTTTTCCGTTTTTTGCTCCGGGGCATCTGTTTTTTGCTCCGGCATATTTTGATTAAATCCGGGCATCATGGCTGCGGAGTTTTTAAGATTTTTTATCAGCAGGTCCATCGTCATCCCTATGGAATTACCCATTGACTCGCCAAATTCCCTTCCCATTTCATTCCAGGTCTGCTGCCTGATGTCAGGAGGCTCGTCAGGTTCACCCGTTGGTCCTTCCGTTGCTCCGCTGTAAGATTTGTTCATCTGCTGCAGCGGATTATTTATTGCTTGTTCATACATCTGCAGCGTTGTCTGGGCGGTATAGCCTATCAGACGTCCCAAAAAACCGCCTGTTGAGGCGCCCATATTTTCCCACAGGGTTACCAGTTTATCTCTGTTTTGATCTTGATCTTCCAAATCAAACACCTCCATTAACATAAGCTTACTATATTGTTTGCAGGATTTTAAGAAAAATACCTAAATAAAAAACCCCCTGAATAAAAAAAACCTCAGGCAGAATAATATGAGGGAAAAGGACGCAATTCTGTTCTACCAGGAATTATATAATTCTACCGGCTCAGAAAAAGTAAGGGATACCTTGAGTAAACTCCTGGAACAGGAGAAGATGCACCTGGTAGAACTGCGTGATTCCATGGATGAAATGAGGGGCTAATGAATTTCTTTAATGGAAAGAGCAGGAAAAAGCGCCTGTCAGGTAGAAAAAACTACTTAGAAGGAATAACTTGACGAATTATGACAGGTGATCATATGGGAAATTATCTGGAATTCGGAACAGGTTACAGCTCTGCCGGAGAGGGATTTACTGCCGGGAAGAAAGCAGCAGAGATAGCCTTTAGGAAAATAACAAAATATAATCCAACAATGGTAATGGTTTCCTGTTCGGGTGACTATAACTTGCAGCAGGTGCTGCAGGGTGTGCGCGAAATTAGCGGAGAAACCCCCCTTGTGGGAGGCACCTCAGCGGGAGAAATATGCCGCGGCTTTCATGTGGGAAGTGTGGCTGTATCTATCCTGGCGTCACCATACATTTCCGTACATATCGGTGTGGGACGGGACTTGAGCCTTAACTATCGGAGAGCGGTTGAGGAAGCCATAAACACTTCCGGAGGCGGGGACTATTTTGGTGAATACCACTCAAAAGACTCAATGAATGAGCTTGAACTTAATTATGCCAGAAAAACCTTTGCTCTGGTGTTCCTGCCCGGAGTCCCGCTGCATCAAAAATCATACTCTGCTGAAGTAATTGACATGCTCCGAAAACGGTCACTCAATGCTTTCCCAATCGTCGGCACATGTACCGGAGATGGTTTGAGATGGGAAAAAACTTACCAGTTCCACAACGGAGAAGTAATCTCCGATTGTTTCATCCTGGCCATTGTGGAAACCCACCTGAAGTTCGGCACGGCTACTTTTGTCAACCATCGCCCCACAATACTGCAGGCATCAATAACCAAAGTGAATGGCCATGATATCATGGAACTCAACGATAAACCTGCCGCCAATTATTATGCCAAACTTATTAATGTCAAAATAGATGATTTAAGGAAAGACCCACTTAAATACTTCATCCATAATCCCATGGGGATATGTGATGATTTTGGGAATTACTCCATATTAATGGGCCAGGAAATAACCCCTGACAATGGAATCCGATGCCTGAAAAAACCATATCCCAATATGGCTGTTACTGTGATGAAAGTGGGCAGTGAAGAACTGGAGG encodes the following:
- a CDS encoding MarR family winged helix-turn-helix transcriptional regulator translates to MDFETLQTVDRDIGLFVAIVRELLSQGIVEEVCNEQLTVGQVRCLCLIMAHEVVTVGDVSRGLGISYPAATKAISRLSEKGLVIRKHDPEDRRNIFVEITPLGQEVTSKVKPEKLKRLGSLLNKMPPKDLKNLRRGIESFLLAAVTDDELFPQICLHCGKEHVENCILSSVKCRKIEGVKDGPG
- the nuoE gene encoding NADH-quinone oxidoreductase subunit NuoE; this encodes MEGELEQIQSAVGEVLAKFDSDSEQLLPILQGVQGRLGYLPREAMKMVAAAVEIPEVDVYSVGTFYNQFRLSPPGKNQVKVCMGTACHMTGGKIIMDSFERRLEIEEGETTKDREFSLERVACVGCCALAPVVLVNEEVEAKVRPTRVDGILLGLGKELPGKAAKAQPEEGDAR
- a CDS encoding NADH-quinone oxidoreductase subunit NuoF, whose product is MGSNYQELKNRASEKAGMLQEKPYVMVGTATCGRAAGALKILDTFKEQVQKHQIETEVIEVGCLGHCYAEPMVIVYKPGFPTLCYGNVDEGIASRLVSDFLVGDDPCFEFAMAALEPNDFFPTFADYPRGVYEQKIVLEACGLIDPEEIDHYIAREGYSALVKTLAAEPGAVVDEIKDSLLRGRGGAGFPTGRKWGICRDAEADVKYVICNADEGDPGAFMDRALLESNPHQLIEGLIIAAYAVGASQGYIYVRAEYPLAINRLRTALQQSRANGLLGENILGSGFSFDIRIFQGSGAFVCGEETALIASIEGKPGIPSHRPPFPAVSGLRGKPTLIDNVKTLSYVPHIIRNGADWFKGIGTPESPGTAIFALAGKVVGTGLVEVPMGTSLRTLIYDVGNGIKDDKAFKAVQIGGPSGGCLPESALDLTIDFDSLQHAGAMMGSGGLVVLDEDDCMVEIARFFLEFTQNESCGKCTFCRLGTKQMLEILTDITKGQGKPEDLDLLWELAEDIKAGSLCGLGKTAPNPVLSTLRFFRDEYEVHIHEGRCPARKCKDLITYRIVAQKCSKLCDACIASCPVEAVFTRPDMLKEIDLEKCVKCDNCLVTCLPLYDAVEKVSPPITVAVEGGSVSE
- a CDS encoding 2Fe-2S iron-sulfur cluster-binding protein, with product MSNNIGNNNGNNDSNNTGSNIGGKGKMVTITIDDKKYDVPEGRRLLWAALDNGIYIPHLCGIEEEEKPSAGCRLCFVEIDGLVNPVTSCTQPVKEGMIVRTRSKRIDRMVKNGFELLLSNHRIACGKCAANGSCELQKIAKERGLKLRVSRMRKLDNEAPVDDSLEKFSYDPAKCVLCGRCVWVDHNKAKVGAIGLVRRGMARRVAVFGETTLAESNCTQCGECVQACPVGALAMKKQ
- a CDS encoding PAS domain S-box protein gives rise to the protein MGVPELDFIRSVFDGIREGITVVDKDLNVLLVNRAKTDLHPDAMPIVGKKCYQAFHCQEEPCAGCPVVRAFETGRQQRIERLTVNNGLKEWLELYSFPMIGATGTVEYVAEHCRNITDRKEAEEALRESEERYRDLFENANDMVHILDHEGRVQYANSAWKSAMGYSDEEIKNLRIFDIVHPEYKPKLKSFFGRLMSGESIKNVAMVFVAKDGSLVNVEGNVNCRFQEGKPLSTRAILRDVTERKAAERKLRKAMDEATAANRAKSEFLANMSHEIRTPMNGIIGMTELALSTQLTPEQKQYLTMVNSSAESLLRIINDILDFSKIEAGKLSLEDVPFDLKELLSETVLSFAVTAYEKGVRLVHDVDSAVPRVLKGDPDRLKQVLVNLIGNAVKFSHKGEISIKAESVGGNSKGSPCSILFSIRDQGIGIPEDKIGRIFETFCQIDSSSSKRYSGTGLGLAISRKIVEMMHGAIWADSREGEGSTFSFTVRLLVPEKTNDVVPVDSPGSTTDRSEACLGCPNPVLDRQLTILLAEDNEINRKLTEVVLQRQGWRVLTVSDGLEAVNKAKSEVFDIILMDIQMANIDGFEATKAIREHERKVGKHTPVVALTAYAMKGDREKCLMAGMDGYLSKPIRMHELYDVIEKHLQTKPADLTGIAKNLEGNGQLLAELVNSFIDDFPGQLEQIRSFINAENIRAAGRAMHTFRGAASNFGAVEACRLALEIENLLQQGDVVGAAEVLSMLEKEMDSVKSYLGQL
- a CDS encoding response regulator codes for the protein MKTLIVEDDFISRRLLQAILSPYGTCDTAVNGKEAVEAFTRSWEGNCPYDLICLDILMPEMDGHEVLSEIRRTENQRNLNSAEAVKVIMTTMLKDPNNIMKAFKNNCEEYLSKPIEKQKLLQKVRKMGLIE
- a CDS encoding NapC/NirT family cytochrome c, with amino-acid sequence MDNLKTVKRPGPHKVGKYAIAAVISAGVFVLFMMLWYYVPAAGSNESAYCARCHAMTPEYLTWQQSSHAQFQCKDCHRESGMQNFLSYQGRIIGNIFYPAARDTGKNEDAGSKSGMAAVSDSACLGCHSENRSYSPSSDTVVPHEKHRKAGVGCAACHAGVAHGRIVERGMTDKVSPDEWNQALAKEQMDFKYTTPRMAVCLDCHGKRQVTEKCSVCHSRQIVPASHKSEGFERDHGQMAQDDFKPCNLCHSYSLTKPVDLLELSVREYIKTNSFCFNCHLQKPSTHKDEDFGKIHAELTKTRGIENCFGCHDLNENKNPQDRGPVNKVYCNSCHWFE